DNA from Thermomicrobium roseum DSM 5159:
CCGATCGCCTCGAGCCCATGGGCGGTCGTGAACGTGAACTCGTCGATGTTCTGCCGCGTTCCTGGTCCCGCCGACTTGCTGGCGACGGTCGAGACGATCTCGGCGTAGCGCACCGGTACGACGCGACTGACAGCAAAGACGAGCGGGATGGTCGCCTGCCCGCCGCAAGTGATCAGGTTGACGTTGTCCTTGTCCAGGTGTGCGCCGAGGTTGACCGGCGGCACGACGTACGGACCGCGGGCAGCTGGCGTCAGATCGATCGCGATCTTGCCAGCCTCGCGCAGCATCTTGGCGTGACGAACGTGCGCTTTGGCGCTGGTGGCATCGAACACGATCCGGATCTCGGGGTCATCCAGGACCGCCTTGATCCCCTCGTAGCTCGTCGGGATACCTAGTTTCTTGGCGCGGGCGATCCCCTCCGACTGCGGATCGATCCCGGCGAACATGGCCAATTCCATGTGGCCCGGATTCCGCAAGAGCTTGTACATCAGGTCGGTACCGATATTCCCGGTACCGAGGATCGCGACCTTGACCGCTTGCCGTTCTCCCATGCCCAATCCTCCTGATAGTACCCGAGTTCTTCCGAAACCCGTCGCGCAGCATCGACGATCGCGGTGGTGAGCCGCTGTCGGTTCGGATAGAAGCGGTAGGCCGGCACCGAGAGACTCATCGCCGCGATGACGTGACCGCTCTCGTCGCGGATCGGCGCGGCCGCACAACAGAGCCCAACCATCACCTCTTCCTGGTCATAGGCGAACCCCTGCTGGCGGACCCGTTCCAGTTCTTCGCGCAGCTGCTCGACCGACTTGATCGTGTTCGGCGTGAAACTGACCAGACCGGTCCGCTCGACGATCCCGAGCACGACCTCCCATGGCTGATGGGCAAGCAGCACCTTTCCGACGCCAGAGCAGTGCGCTGGGAGACGCTTGCCGACTCCGGACAGAACGATCTCGAGGGCACGATCGCCTTGAAGCTTTTCGACGTACAACACTTGTCCATCGACCAACACGGCAAGGTGCGTCGTCTCGCCCCACCCAGCGACCAGACGCTCCATGACCGGACGGGCCGCGCGGAGGAGCGCACTCGAGTCGAGCAGCGTCTGACTCAGCTCGAACAGCGCCCAGCCGAGACGGTAACGGCCAGCGGCCGTTCGCTGCAAGAGACCTTCCGCTGCCAAGGTACGCAGAAGCGCATGAGCACCCGACTTGGGGATCTCCAGCGCTGCGGCGACCTCGGTGACCCCCCATTCAGGCTGGTGCGGCGTAAACAGGCGAAGCACTTGTGCTGCCTTTTGCACGGTCTGGAGCATCGCACCCTCCACACCATCACGATACCAGCACGTTGGCAAACCAGCAAGCAGCTCGTTCACGATGGCTGAACCACACGCCGTCCGCTGGCTCGCTCACGGGAGATCATAACGGGAAGTTCATGATAGCCGAACGAGACAATTGACGTGACGTGATGCTCGCACTATCTTCGGACTAGAAGTGGTGAGGAGCCGATCTTTCGAGGGAGAACGGTCGATGGCACAAGTCATCCAGACGTCGCCCCGTCCGATGACCGGCGAGGAGTACTTGGAGAGCCTGCGGGACGGCCGCAAGGTCTTTTTCCGCGGTGAATGGGTCGAGGACGTCACGACCCATCCGGCCTTCCGCAACGCCGCACGCACAGTCGCCCGACTGTACGACGCGCTCCATTCGCCGGAGACGCGTGAGATCCTGACGAAGGTCGATCGCCAGGGCATTCTGACCCACAAGTTTTTCGCCCCTGCGTATTCCGCAGAGGATCTCAAGGAGGCGGCCCAAGCCATCGCGGTCTGGCAACGGATGAGCTTCGGCTGGATGGGTCGGACACCGGAGTACAAGGCCGCTTTCATGGCCACGCTCGGCGCTGACCCGGACTATTACGCTCCCTTCGGCGAAACAGCACGGCGGTGGTACCGCGAATACGCTTCCCGCGTCCTCTTCATGAATCACGTCATCGTCGACCCACCGATCGATCGCAATCGTCCACCCAGCGAAGTCCGCGATGTGTATATCCACGTCGTCAAGGAGACGGACGGCGGCATCATCGTGAGTGGTGCCAAGCAAGTCGCCACGGCATCGGCCCTCACCCACGGCACCTTCGTCGGCGTCAACAGCGGGAGCGCTGCGCGCCTGCAAGAGGGCCGAGACGAGGACGTCGCGCTCGTCTTCTTCGTCCGTATGGACAACCCGCGCCAGTACCTGATTTCGCGCGCGTCATACGAACTCGATGCTGAGAGCCCCTTCGATCATCCGCTCTCCAGTCGCTTCGACGAAAACGATGCATTTTTGGTTCTGGACGAGGCATTCATCCCCTGGGAAGACGTGCTCATTTACCGCGACGTGGCCAAGTGCAAGCGATTCTATGCCGATTCCGGCTTCTTCAATCGCTTCAACCTGCAGACGACGATCCGTTTCATGATCAAGCTGGAGTTCATGATCGGTCTCTTGCAGAAAGGCTTAGAGTGCAACGGGACGGCCGATTTCCGCGGAAACCAGGTAATGGTCGGGGAACTCGTCGCGCTCCGGCATCTCCTTTGGGCCATCGTCACGGCGATGGTGAGCGATCCCGAGCCGAGCCTGGGTGGGTCAGTCGTGCCGCGTCTGGAATACGCGGCCGCTGCGCGGGTCTACACCAACTTCGCCTGGGATCGCATCCGCCAGATCTACGAGCGGATCCTCGGTGGCGCCCCCATCATCAATGTGTCCAGCTACCGCGATTTCCTCAACCCCGAGGTCCGGCCGCTCCTCGACCGCTATCTCCGCGGGACCGGGATGAGCGCCGTGGAACGCAGCAAGCTGTACAAGCTGGTGTGGGACGCCGTGTACTCCGAGTTCGGTGGCCGGCACGGGCTCTATGAGCTGAATTATGCCGGCAATCACGAGCAGAAGTACCTCGACCCGCTCCAGTGGGCAGAGCGCCGTGGGTTCATGCAGCAGTGGAAAGCGCTCGTCGACGAGTGCCTCAGCCAGTACGACCTCGATGGTTGGCGAGACGCGACGTGGGTGTGGGAAACGAACGGTCGCGAACGGTGAGGTCGGGGATCGGACCACTCAGGGAGGTGGAGTCATGGCGGATCTCCGTGTCCCGGTCGTCGCACAGCTCGCCCATGTCGAGCTGTTGACGCCCAAGCCGGACGAGAGCCTCTGGTTCTTCACGAAACTCCTCGGGATGAGCGTCGTTCATCAGGAGGGACAATCGGTTTACCTGCGGGCGTACGAGGACTGGTTCCTTTGGACGCTCAAATTGACGGAGGCACCGCAAGCCGGACTCGGACACGCCGCGTGGCGCGTCTCGGCGCCCGAGCTGCTGGACGAGGCCGCCGCAGCCATCGAGGCAACGGGGCTTGGGCTTGGCTGGCAGGAAAGCGAATACGGCGGTGGACGCGCCTACCGCTTCCGCATGCCAGACGGTCATCGCATGGAGTTGATCTGGGATCTCGAGTACTACCAAGCGCCCGAGGACCAGCGCAGTGCACTCAAGAACCGGCCCCAGCGCCGCCCGCTAGACGGCGTACCCGTGCGCCGGCTCGATCACATCAACTGCTTCGTGAGCGATGTCGAGGTCCACGAAGCGTTCCTCCGGAACTATCTCGGCTTCAAGCTGCGCGAGACCAAGATCGGCGGCGATGGGAAAAAGGTCGGATCCTGGCTCTCGGTGAGCCCGCTCGTCCACGAGATCGCGGTCATGCGCGACGGAACTGGCCAGGGGAATCGCTTGCACCACATCGCGTACTGGTACGGCTACCCACAACATTGTTATGACGTGGCCGACGCCTGTCGGGACTGGGGCATCAAAATCGAGGCTGGTCCTGGGAAGCACGGCACGACCCAGGCGATGTTCCTCTACGTCTTCGAGCCGGGCGGAAACAGGGTCGAGCTGTGGGGTGACGCAGGATACCTGATCTTCGACCCCAACTGGCAGACCGTGGTGTGGGATGTCTCCCACGAATCGGATCTGTACTCGAGTACGGTGTGGCTCGGCGCATCGACGATGCCAGAATCGTTCTACACCTACGGGACGCCAGAAAAGGTGACGGTCGGCGTCTGAGAAAGAGGACACTGGTGGGCCAGTGCGAGGATGAGTCGACTGGCCCACCGCGACGATCCAGCGATGAGCGAGAGTGTGAGAGAACGGGTCAGTCGCTTTGCGAGGAGGAGATCGATGGAGCGGAGCGATTTCCAGCACCTATTCCGTCGGCCGGTTCGACGGCGAACAGTCATCGTTGGGATCGGGACGGCAGCACTCGGTGGTCTGCTCGCTGCCTGCCGTGGTGGTGGTGCCACACCGACGCCGACCACCGCGCCAGCGACGCCGACCCCGGCAGCAGCCACACCGACTCCGGCAGCTGCGACACCGACGCCGGCTGCGGCAGCGACTCCGACTGTCGTGGTCACACCGGCTGCCGCGGCGGAACCGATCCGCATCGGCCTCATTCACGGTTATACGGGTGTCTTTGCGGCATTGGCTGAGAATCTGACCCGGGGTATCCAACTCGCCTTCGAGTCGATCGACAACACGGTAGCGGGTCGCAAAGTCACCTTCGTCCAAGAAGACGACGCCTCCAATCCGGAGCAGGGACTCACCAAGACGAAGCAGCTGGTCGAGCGCGACAAGGTGCACCTCATCATCGGGTACATTCACAGCGGTGTCGCACTTGCCTGCCGCGATTACATTCACCAGAGCGGCGTCCCGACGATCATCGACAATGCAGGAGCGCAAGCGATCACGCGCGACCCGCAGCGGCGTAGTCCGTATATCTTCCGAGTCTCGTTCGCCAATGGCCAATATGAGTGGCCGATGGGGCAGTACGCCTTCGAGCAACTCGGCTACAAGCGACTCGCCTTCATGGCTCCCGATTATGCCGCTGGACACGAAAAAGCGGAGCCGGTCAAGGCGGCGTTCCAGAAGGCAGGTGGCGAGATTGCCGGTGAGGTCTATCCGCCGCTCGACACGAGCGACTTCGCGCCCTTCCTCCAACGGATCCAGCAAGCGCAGCCGGATGCGGTTTGGGCCTTCTTCGCTGGCGCCGACGCGGTCCGCTTCGTGACGCAGTACCAGGACTTCGGGCTCAAAGACCAGATTCCGCTCATCGGCGTTGGTGACCTGGTCGACGAGGCCTATCTCGATCAGCAAGGGGATGCAGCGCTCGACGTCGTGACGTCACTCCATTACTCACCGTACATCGATTCACCGGAGAACAAGGCTTTTGTCGACGCCTTCAAAAAGAAGTATGGGCGCGTTCCCAACCAGTTCGCCTACCAAGGTTACTTGGCTGCGCTCGTCGCAGCGAAAGCACTCGAGGCGGTACAGGGCAAGGTCGAAGACACGCAAGCATTCCTCAAGGCGCTCAAGGGCGTTCAGTTCACGGGACCAGCCGGTCCATTCCGCTTCCATCCGGAAACGCAGAATGTCGTCATCACTGTCTATTTCCGGAAGGTCCAGCGCCTGCCGGATGGCACGCTCGGTAATGTCGTGCTCGGCAAGCGCGAGAACGTGGACGACCTCTCGTTCTAGTCCCTGGGTGCGGGTGACGCTCGCCCATCGAGCGTCACCCGCAGTGCGTATTTGGTACCTGAAGCGTTCTACGAGTATCGTTGAAGCATCGAACTCACAGGCGCTCTCCAGTCGATGGTTCGGGCGAACCGAGGGCGAAAGGAGGTCCGGTGCCGGTCAATACTGCCAGTCTCGTCATCGGTCTGTCCTATGCGAGCCTGCTCTTTCTGGTCGCGGTCGGGCTCTCGGTCGTCTTCGGTCTCATGCGCTTCATCAACCTCGCGACCGGCTCGCTCTACCTCATCGGTGGGTACATCGGGTGGTCCGTGGCACGCTCGACGGGGAACTTCCTCCTCGCACTCGTGGCTGGCGCTCTGGCTGCTCTGGTCGTGGGGATCGCCATCGAGCGGGGTTTCTTGCAGCGCCTGCACCGCAAGGAACTTCTGCAGGTCGCTCTGACGCTCGGTGTGGCCTACGTGGTACAGGACGTCACACGGTGGATCTGGGGCGGGGATCCACTGCGTCTCCGACCACCAGCGATGCTGCGCGGCTCGATGGAACTTTTCGGCTCAGTCGTTCCGATCTATCGGGTCGCCTTGATCGTCATCGGAGCCGTTCTGGCTATCCTGGTCTGGTACCTGCTCGAGCGCACCAAGTGGGGAGCCTACGTACGGGCTGGCGTCGACGATCTCGAGATGGTGCAGTGTCTCGGCATCAATGTTCGACGGATCTTCGCCATCGTCTTCTCGCTGGGTGCCCTCCTCTCCGGTCTCGGTGGAGCGCTCGGCACACCCGTGACGGGTGTCGCGCCTGGTACTGATATCCAGCTTCAACTCATGGCGCTCATCGTCGTCATTCTGGGCGGACTCGGTTCTGTCTTGGGAGCGATCGCGGCGAGCATCGTGGTGGCACTGACCGACACGATCGTTCGGACCTTCTGGCCCGAGGCCTCGTTCTTCGCGGTGTGGGCACTCGCTGCTGTCGTCCTCATCGTCCGCCCACAAGGACTGTTCGGCCGACCTGGCTGGGCCTAGGAGGGAAACCCGATGATGGCGACAGCACGTCTGGCACGAAACTGGCGCAGGGCGATCGGTGTTCCTCTCGCAGTCCTACTTCTCGCGGCTCCCGCCTTCCTCCCGACCTACCCGCTTTCTGTCCTGACCGAGATCCTGATCTTCTCGCTGTTTGCGATGTCCCTCAACCTCCTGCTGGGCTATGCCGGACTTCCTTCCCTCGGCCACTCGGCCTTCTTCGGAACTGGCGGGTACGCCGTCGGACTGCTCGCCAAGTATCTCGGCATCCCTGCTCCCGTCGCCTTGCTCATTGCGGTGGTCGCCGGAGTGGCGCTCGCGCTCGTCACTGGCCCCTTCGTGCTGCGAACGCACGGGGCATACTTTCTCATCCTGACCCTCTCGCTAACGCAAGTCCTGTTCGGAATCGTCTGGCTCTGGCGCCGGGTGACAGGCGGTGACGACGGGCTGCCGGGCATTCCCACACCGAAGCTTCCCTTTCTCGTCGGGCGTGTCTCCGATACCGCCAACTTCTACTACCTCGCGCTTGTCGTGGTCGGGATCGCGCTCCTCACGATGGCTTGGATCGTCCGTTCACCGTTTGGGCTCGCCCTCATCGGCATCCGGGAGAACGAGCGCTACCTGGCTGGCCTCGGCTATCCCACATGGACACTGAAATACGCTGCGTACACCATCGCAGGCGGCTACGGAGCCCTGGCGGGTGGTCTGTTCGCCTACTTCAAAGGCTTCGTCGGCCCAGGGCAGATCAGCTGGCTCTTGGCAGGCGAGGGCATGGTCATGGTCATCCTTGGGGGAGCTGGAACCTTCTGGGGCCCGATCATCGGAGCCGCACTCGTCCTGTTGCTGCGTTATGAGGTCAGCGCGTTCACGCAGCGCTGGGTCATGATTCTCGGTATCGTCTTCATCCTGACCGTGCTTCTGCTACCGCAAGGCATCGTTCGGTTACCGGATCGGATCCGCCAGCTGCGGGCCCAGTTGCGGCGGGAGGCCCCCTTGGCTCGCAGACCAGCTTCAGCAGTCAGTCCTCACCGCGAGCCATCGGTCGAGCAAGTCATCGAGAGGTCGTGAGGATGACAGCAGTACCGGCACTCCAACTCGAGCACGTCAGCAAGACCATCGGCGGGCTGACGATCCTCGAAGACATCTCGCTCACCGTGCAGCCAGGCGAGCGACGGGCCATCATCGGTCCCAACGGTGCAGGCAAGACCACGCTCCTCAACGTGATCGCCGGTTTCCTTCCGGCGACCCGTGGTCGAGTGATCGTCTTCGGGCGCGACGTCACCAGGTTACCAGCGCATCGTCGGGTCGATGTCGGATTGCTCAAAACGAACCAGCAGCCGGCAGTCTTCCAGGAGCTGACTACACGCCAGAACATCTTGATCGCGCTCCTCCGAGGACGCCACCGCCTGCTCGGCCTCACTGGGCAAGTGAACAGCGATCGCGCTGTCCAGCGCGAAGCCGAGCGTGTGCTCGAGGAATGGGGACTGTTGGACGTCAGCGATATCGAAGTCCGTCATCTCCCACATGGGTATCAGCGACGGGTCGAGCTGGCCGCACGCTTCGCTTTGCGACCGCGCTTGCTGCTGCTCGACGAGCCAGCCGCCGGCCTGGCCGTCGACGAGATTCCCGCCTTCATCGAGCGACTCGCACAGCTTCCACGCGATATGACGGTGGTCCTCGTGGAGCACAGCATGCGCGTCGTCTTCTCCTTCGCTGACCGAATCACGGTTCTCCACCACGGGGCCGTCCTGGCTGACGGTACTCCGGACGAGATCCAGCGCAACGAGGACGTGCAGGCAGCGTATCTAGCAGGAGCGATGCGAGGGCGAAATGCTGGAACTGCGTGACGTCTACGGAGGCTACGGCGAAGGCTTCGTCTTGAACGGACTCTCGTTGACGGTCGAAGAAGGCCAAGTCGTCGGTCTCTTGGGGCGAAACGGTGCGGGGAAGACGACGACCATGCGAGCGATCATGGGTTTGCTCCCTCGACTGGCCGGCGAGATCCGCCTGCGCGGCCAGTCGCTCGTCGGCCTACCGCCCCATGTCATCGCCCACAAGGGTATCGCGCTCGTTCCGCAAGGTCGGCGCATCTTCCCCTCGCTGACGGTCACGGAAAATCTCCTGATCGGTGCGCGACCACCGCGCCCCGACCAGCGGGTCCGCTGGACCGTCGAGGAGATCTATCAGCTCTTCCCGATTCTCAAGGAGCGGGGGAAAATCCGCGGAACGCTCTTGAGCGGTGGCGAGCAGCAAATGCTGACGATCGCCCGCTCGCTCATGACCCAGCCCCTCGTTCTCCTGTGTGACGAGCCATCGGAAGGGCTTGCACCGGTCATGGTGCAGCGCGTCGGTGAGATCTTGCAGCGCCTCAAGCAGGCGGGACTGTCGATCCTCCTAGCGGAACAGAACATCGATCTCGCGCTTTCCGTCATCGATGTCGCCTATATCGTCGAAGAGGGGCGCGTCATCTGGCAGGGATCAGCTGCGGAACTCGTCGGCAACCGCGAACTCCAGGAGACCTACTTGGGAGTCCGCGTCGAAGCGTGACCGCGTCCGTTTCGGCCGAGTTTTGGCCTGCCTCGGTTCGTCGCACCGGCCTGCATCGTTGCCGTTCACTGGTCGATGCCGAGGAGCGCCCCGTTCCCGCGCCTAGCGACCTAGGGGACGAATCTGTCTCTCCCCGTCGACGAGTCCGCCCCTCGGGGATCATGCAGTGGGGGAAGCTCATGACCATCGATTGCCACATTCATGCCATACCAGAAGCGATGCTCGCGTGGCTCCGCAGCAACGCAGCGCGGGCGGGAGCTCGTTTCGAGCAGCGAGAACCCGGGAAACCGCCGATCCTGATCGTTGGAGGGCGCTGGCCGTTCGAACTCAAGCCGGTCTTTCACGACCTCGATCAGTTCCTGGCAGCACTCGATGCAGCGGGAATCGAGCGCGCGCTTCTGTCGCCAGTTCCCCAGCTCTTCTTCTACGAAGCAGAACCAGCATTGGCGCGCGAGGCGGCTCGGGCCTACAACGAGGCACTCTTGGGGTGGCAGAAGCGGGCACCGCAGCGACTCGACCTCCTGGCAACGGTACCACTCAACGATCCATCAGCTGCAGCAGACGAACTCGCCTGGGCGATGGAGCGGGGCATGCGGGGTGCCATCGTCGGCCCGGGTACCGCGGATCGGCTGCTGACTGATCCCGTCTTCGAGCCCTTCTGGCGGGCCGCTGACGAGCGCAAGGCGATCCTTTTCCTCCACCCGCTTTTGAGTCGCGATCCTCGTCTCGCACGACCACAACTTCCCAACATGATCGGCGTGCCCTGGGAGACGACGGTCGCCGCTGCCGATCTGATTTTCGGAGGCGTCCTCGATCGCTACCCGAATGCACGTATCCTGCTGGCACACGGCGGCGGCTACCTGCCGTATCAAATCGGTCGTCTCGAACGCGCTTATGCAGTGTGGGAGGCAGTGCGCCGGCAACTCGCTGAACCCCCGTTGGCCTATCTCCGGCGCTTTTGGTACGACACGGTTCTCTGGCGACATGAGACGCTGGAATATCTCTGCGCTGTCGTCGGCCCGGATCGTATCGTTCCCGGATCGGACTTTCCCTTCGATCTGTCCGTGTGGCCGCCGTTGGGCACGAGAGAGGGAAGTTCGACATTGTTCGCGGAGTAACGGGACGACGGTACGGAGGCCTTGGGGAGGATCGCCGACTCAGTTCCGGTATTCTGAACAACTCACTTGTTATCCTTGTTTTGACAGAGTACAAGAAAATGGAACAGTCGCCGCGACGTATCGGATCAATCGACTGCAGCCGACATGAGCGACTGGCCTCGTACAGTCCTGACTGTGGCAAGGGGGATGTATGACGTGAAGCGAAGCGTCAGCCAGCGATGAGTGGCGTACAGGGGAGGAGTCCGCGTTGAGCTCGACCGAGGAGGAGGAAGGGAATCATGCGATCACTGACACGACGGCATGTGCTCATACTCGCTGGTTCGGCAGGACTCTCCGCACTTTTGGTAGCATGCGGCGGGCAGACAACACCTACTCCGGCGCCACAGCCGTCGCCGACTCCGCCGGCTGCTCAGCTGCCGACCCCAACGGCTGCGGCGGTCACGAGTCCAGCTACCCCACCGACACCGACCGTCGTAACGAGCAAGCCTGCGAAGACATTGCGGATCGGATTTGCTATCTCCAAGAGCGGACCCTACGCTGCTGGCGCCGGTATCACGATCTACCCCAACTACATCTTGTGGACCAAAGACGTGAACGAGGCAGGCGGCATCAAGCTGAGCGATGGCATGTATGCCATCGAACTCATCGAATACGATGACCAGAGCAGCCCAGAGGAAGCGATCAAGGCCATCCAACGCCTCGTCAATCAAGACAAGGTCGATCTCCTTCTTCCACCCTGGGGTACTGCGATGAACCTGGCCGTCGCTCCCGTCTTTCACCAGTTGGGGTACCCGCAACTCGGTGTCGCGAATCTGAGCGACAAGTCTCCCGATCTCGCCAAACAGTGGCCAGGGTACTTCTCTTTCCTCGGGACATCGAGCCAGTACTCCGAAGCGATCGCCGATCTCTTGGGCGATCTCGCGGCGCAGGGCAAGATCGGAAAGAAGGTCGCACTCATCCACGTCGACGACGAATTCGGGCTCGAGCTCTCCGCAGCAGCCCGCAAGAAACTCAAGGACACCGGCTTCGAACTCGTCTACGACCAGGGTTATCCACTCGGCACGACGGATTTCCAACCGATTCTGACCGATATCAAGAGCCGACAGCCCGATGCATTCGTCGCGTGCAGCTATCCGGCCGATACACTCGCGTTGCCACAGGCTGCCATGGTACTGGATTTCAATCCAGCCGTCTTTTTGACAGCTGTCGGGACGGCCTTCCCGATTTATCTCGGCCAATTCGGTCAGAATGCCGAGGGCGTGATGGGTCTGGGTGGTATCGATCCCAAGCACTCGGAACTCATGGACTACTACAAGCGCCACAAAGAGGTGACCGGTCAGGAACCGGACCGCTGGGCTAGCCCGGTGTGCTACGCATCGTTACAGGTGCTGCGACAGGCACTGGAGCGAGTCGGCAAAATCGATCGTCCTGCGCTCACGAAGGAGATCGCGACCGGCTCATTCCAGACGATCATCGGAACCGTCAAGCTCGAAGGGAATGTCTATTACGGAAATCGGTTGCTCGGTCAGTGGCAGAACGGCGAGTTTCTGGCCGTCTGGCCAAAGGACAAGGCGCCCGTACAGCCGATCGTACCGAAGCCGGGTTGGAAGAAATAATCGGTCTACAGATTTTTCACGAATGCTCGATCGGGGCAGTCCCACGCAATACCGGGCTGCCCCGCTCGGGCCACTGAACTCCCTGCCGAGAACGCAGGAGTTCTGGTTCTCACTGAGCAGGGAGAAAAGCCTGTCGGCCCGATCATCGGGCTCGCAAAGGGACCGCCAGGTAGCAGGGTGCACGGGATAGCGACAGCGCTTATGGGACCGATCAACGATCGATGTCTCGCCAGGTAGATTCGTCTCTTGCCAGACGTCCGTCGTTATCGCTACAATATCCTTGATATCTAAACTCCTTCACAGCATTGCTGGATCGGCAACACAGACGGGGTATGTTGGGCACAAAGCGGTGGGAGAGCCTATGATCTCTGTACTCGATGCCCTGGTCACTGGCCTCGTTTACGGTGGCGTGTATGCGTTACTGGCTCTCGGCCTCACCCTGCAGTACGGCGTCGCTCGCATCCTGAACCTGGCTTACGGTGATTTTCTGATCGCAGCAGCGTTGCTGACGACGCTCCTCTTCCAGCGTTACCAACTCAGCCCGCTGGTCGCGCTCCTGTTGCTTGCGCCTCTCAGCTTCCTGATTCATCTTCTCGTCTACCATCTGGTCTTTGTCCCGTTGGAACGACGCAGTGGTTCGTGGCGAGCGATGGAGGCCTCGAGCATCTTGCTCGCCTTCGGGCTTTCCTTCGTCGTATCCGGCACGATGCTCGCCATCTTCGGTGGGAAACTCTTCTCGTATTCCTATCTTTTGGTGCCAGTCAAGTTGCTCGGGAGCGTCGTCCCTGCCAATCGTTTGCTGGCCTTCGTGCTCGCGCTCGCTTTCGGTGCTCTGGCCTATCTATTGCTGGTCCGCACGCGCATCGGCACGGCGATCCGCGCTATCGCGGTCGACCCTGATGGTGCTCCCCTCGCGGGGATCGACGTCCGAAGGTGGGCAGGTTTGACCTTCGCCTTCGGTGGCATCATCTGTGCAGCGAGTGGCGTTCTCATCAGCATGTTTCAGACGTTCAATGTACCCATGGGTATCACCTTCACGCTCAAAGCGCTCGTCGTCGTCATCTTGGGCGGGGTCGGCAATGCGCTCGGCGCTCTCGTCGCTGGGCTGATTCTCGGGGTCACGGAGTCGTTCGTCGCTCGGTTCGTCAGCCCCGGACTGACGCTGGCTGCGGTCTATGCGCTGTTCATTCTCGCGGTTCTCACGTTGCGCACGGGAATTCTCGGGAGGGCACTCCGGTGATGCGACCGATCGCACGCACAGCCACCCTGCCTGCTCTCTTGCTCGTCGCTGCGCTGGTCCCACTGGCAGGAAACGACTTTCATATCGCGCTCGGGATCTCGATCCTGATGTATGCCACTCTTGCCATCGCCTGGGGACTCTTCGCTGGGCCGACGAAGTACATCGGCCTCGCCACCGCAGCCTTCTTCGGCGTCGGTGCCTACACGGTGGGTCTC
Protein-coding regions in this window:
- a CDS encoding branched-chain amino acid ABC transporter permease; protein product: MMATARLARNWRRAIGVPLAVLLLAAPAFLPTYPLSVLTEILIFSLFAMSLNLLLGYAGLPSLGHSAFFGTGGYAVGLLAKYLGIPAPVALLIAVVAGVALALVTGPFVLRTHGAYFLILTLSLTQVLFGIVWLWRRVTGGDDGLPGIPTPKLPFLVGRVSDTANFYYLALVVVGIALLTMAWIVRSPFGLALIGIRENERYLAGLGYPTWTLKYAAYTIAGGYGALAGGLFAYFKGFVGPGQISWLLAGEGMVMVILGGAGTFWGPIIGAALVLLLRYEVSAFTQRWVMILGIVFILTVLLLPQGIVRLPDRIRQLRAQLRREAPLARRPASAVSPHREPSVEQVIERS
- a CDS encoding ABC transporter ATP-binding protein; translation: MTAVPALQLEHVSKTIGGLTILEDISLTVQPGERRAIIGPNGAGKTTLLNVIAGFLPATRGRVIVFGRDVTRLPAHRRVDVGLLKTNQQPAVFQELTTRQNILIALLRGRHRLLGLTGQVNSDRAVQREAERVLEEWGLLDVSDIEVRHLPHGYQRRVELAARFALRPRLLLLDEPAAGLAVDEIPAFIERLAQLPRDMTVVLVEHSMRVVFSFADRITVLHHGAVLADGTPDEIQRNEDVQAAYLAGAMRGRNAGTA
- a CDS encoding ABC transporter ATP-binding protein encodes the protein MLELRDVYGGYGEGFVLNGLSLTVEEGQVVGLLGRNGAGKTTTMRAIMGLLPRLAGEIRLRGQSLVGLPPHVIAHKGIALVPQGRRIFPSLTVTENLLIGARPPRPDQRVRWTVEEIYQLFPILKERGKIRGTLLSGGEQQMLTIARSLMTQPLVLLCDEPSEGLAPVMVQRVGEILQRLKQAGLSILLAEQNIDLALSVIDVAYIVEEGRVIWQGSAAELVGNRELQETYLGVRVEA
- a CDS encoding amidohydrolase family protein; protein product: MTIDCHIHAIPEAMLAWLRSNAARAGARFEQREPGKPPILIVGGRWPFELKPVFHDLDQFLAALDAAGIERALLSPVPQLFFYEAEPALAREAARAYNEALLGWQKRAPQRLDLLATVPLNDPSAAADELAWAMERGMRGAIVGPGTADRLLTDPVFEPFWRAADERKAILFLHPLLSRDPRLARPQLPNMIGVPWETTVAAADLIFGGVLDRYPNARILLAHGGGYLPYQIGRLERAYAVWEAVRRQLAEPPLAYLRRFWYDTVLWRHETLEYLCAVVGPDRIVPGSDFPFDLSVWPPLGTREGSSTLFAE
- a CDS encoding amino acid ABC transporter substrate-binding protein, with product MRSLTRRHVLILAGSAGLSALLVACGGQTTPTPAPQPSPTPPAAQLPTPTAAAVTSPATPPTPTVVTSKPAKTLRIGFAISKSGPYAAGAGITIYPNYILWTKDVNEAGGIKLSDGMYAIELIEYDDQSSPEEAIKAIQRLVNQDKVDLLLPPWGTAMNLAVAPVFHQLGYPQLGVANLSDKSPDLAKQWPGYFSFLGTSSQYSEAIADLLGDLAAQGKIGKKVALIHVDDEFGLELSAAARKKLKDTGFELVYDQGYPLGTTDFQPILTDIKSRQPDAFVACSYPADTLALPQAAMVLDFNPAVFLTAVGTAFPIYLGQFGQNAEGVMGLGGIDPKHSELMDYYKRHKEVTGQEPDRWASPVCYASLQVLRQALERVGKIDRPALTKEIATGSFQTIIGTVKLEGNVYYGNRLLGQWQNGEFLAVWPKDKAPVQPIVPKPGWKK
- a CDS encoding branched-chain amino acid ABC transporter permease, producing the protein MISVLDALVTGLVYGGVYALLALGLTLQYGVARILNLAYGDFLIAAALLTTLLFQRYQLSPLVALLLLAPLSFLIHLLVYHLVFVPLERRSGSWRAMEASSILLAFGLSFVVSGTMLAIFGGKLFSYSYLLVPVKLLGSVVPANRLLAFVLALAFGALAYLLLVRTRIGTAIRAIAVDPDGAPLAGIDVRRWAGLTFAFGGIICAASGVLISMFQTFNVPMGITFTLKALVVVILGGVGNALGALVAGLILGVTESFVARFVSPGLTLAAVYALFILAVLTLRTGILGRALR